One genomic window of Dunckerocampus dactyliophorus isolate RoL2022-P2 chromosome 7, RoL_Ddac_1.1, whole genome shotgun sequence includes the following:
- the LOC129184944 gene encoding protein rapunzel-like, translated as MSSPLEKVVAQKKQSIEAAMDMLEKGAEVLASAVGELFPLCEAAAPVLRLALDNVHSKEVFYVKEQFLTVRNSLDVLSGQLEDIDCEIKKGRLDSQYFSVEENIRNQFRKYMDIIEAKEQFREVKTKLFLEHFSRSGGEKNLFVLYDALMGNNSFAESILEVVERYVSRNRRLLEDFCVRTKELLCLGLIALLGHSALTRNQEEEQDKIQEWNRKMDEMEFRMKRTIESCIAAFPEQAKLDAQHLLQEKQTESLQDTTQQLLDFLVKKYDWVSWSVRLINHAGSTYRNWRAGEHFHHVAGHNWFEVLQVNNINLVVSFSTRPQPVPRDSVLQLMEGQARKGNAPAVVEVLENQLSGFVVHAVSRHKESAAAWSFPEDCHYWDRHKNVAVCVHAD; from the exons ATGAGCAGTCCACTGGAGAAGGTTGTGGCCCAGAAGAAGCAGTCCATCGAGGCCGCCATGGACATGTTGGAGAAGGGTGCCGAGGTGTTGGCCAGCGCCGTGGGCGAGCTCTTCCCCCTCTGTGAGGCGGCCGCCCCCGTTCTACGTCTGGCCTTGGACAACGTCCACAGCAAGGAGGTGTTCTACGTGAAAGAGCAGTTCCTGACGGTGAGGAACAGCTTGGACGTGCTCTCCGGCCAGCTGGAGGACATCGACTGCGAGATCAAGAAGGGACGGCTGGACTCTCAGTATTTTAGCGTGGAGGAGAACATCAGGAACCAGTTCAGGAAGTACATGGACATCATCGAGGCCAAGGAGCAGTTCCGGGAGGTGAAGACCAAACTTTTCTTGGAGCATTTTTCCAGAAGCGGAGGGGAGAAGAACCTGTTTGTGCTCTATGACGCTCTGATGGGGAACAACAGCTTTGCAGAGTCCATTTTGGAGGTGGTAGAAAG GTACGTATCAAGGAACCGCCGTCTTCTGGAGGACTTCTGCGTGCGCACCAAGGAGCTCCTCTGCTTGGGCCTGATTGCTCTGCTGGGCCACTCCGCCTTGACCCGCAACCAAGAGGAAGAACAGGACAAGATCCAAGAGTGGAACCGCAAGATGGACGAAATGGAGTTCCGCATGAAGAGAACCATCGAGTCCTGCATCGCCGCCTTCCCCGAACAGGCCAAGCTGGACGCTCAGCACCTCCTGCAGGAGAAGCAAACCGAGAGCCTCCAGGACACGACCCAGCAGCTTCTGGACTTCCTGGTGAAAAAGTACGACTGGGTCAGCTGGTCCGTGCGCCTCATTAACCACGCGGGGAGCACCTACCGGAACTGGCGGGCCGGCGAGCACTTCCACCATGTGGCGGGACACAACTGGTTCGAGGTGCTGCAGGTGAACAACATCAACCTGGTGGTGTCCTTCAGCACCCGGCCACAGCCGGTGCCGCGGGACTCGGTTCTGCAGCTGATGGAGGGCCAGGCGAGGAAGGGCAACGCCCCCGCCGTGGTGGAGGTCCTGGAGAATCAGCTGAGCGGCTTCGTGGTGCACGCCGTCAGTCGCCACAAGGAGTCGGCGGCGGCGTGGAGCTTCCCTGAAGACTGCCACTACTGGGACCGCCACAAGAATGTGGCCGTGTGCGTTCACGCCGACTAA